One window from the genome of Treponema sp. OMZ 838 encodes:
- a CDS encoding PIN domain-containing protein has translation MTKKVFADSDVILDILCKREPHYEYAAQVFSLADTRQLRLYTSPLVVANVYYILRKAIGIEKAKEALRKLRLLMHIITIEEQEIDLALNSPFSDFEDALQYYTAVRHHMDMLLTRNIKDYKEKALIIQTPEQFIKTLCR, from the coding sequence ATGACTAAAAAAGTTTTTGCCGACTCCGATGTTATTTTAGATATCCTCTGTAAAAGGGAACCTCATTATGAATATGCTGCACAAGTTTTTTCATTAGCTGACACACGGCAGCTTAGGTTATATACCTCTCCTTTGGTCGTTGCAAATGTATACTATATTTTGCGCAAGGCTATAGGAATAGAAAAAGCCAAAGAAGCTTTGAGAAAATTACGGCTTTTGATGCATATTATTACTATAGAAGAACAGGAAATCGACTTAGCTTTAAACTCGCCGTTCTCCGACTTTGAAGATGCGCTCCAGTATTATACTGCGGTACGGCATCACATGGATATGTTACTCACACGGAATATCAAAGATTACAAAGAAAAGGCTTTAATCATACAAACACCTGAGCAGTTTATAAAGACGCTATGCCGATAA